In the genome of Populus trichocarpa isolate Nisqually-1 chromosome 6, P.trichocarpa_v4.1, whole genome shotgun sequence, one region contains:
- the LOC18100052 gene encoding probable galacturonosyltransferase 7 translates to MKGYHNNHNQGKRRWRCLVIGVLFLVLLSMLVPLVFLLGLYHNGFHSTGHPSDPQTSSSASYTDQSNHVKQLIENFAPSLPNIHQVINFTSGAENKTTSSGSIHGAPAVPPAVPQPPLRRNNAVTTGTDEITKHKRSAFEESEKCELRFGGYCHWCDEHRESMKDFMVNKLKDQLFVARAYYPTIAKLLSQEKLTNEMRQNIQELERILSESSTDADLPPQIQKNLQKMENVIAKAKTFPVDCNNVDKKLRQILDLTEEETNFHMKQSAFLYQLAVQTMPKGLHCLSMRLLVEYFKSSVHDKELPLSERYSNPSLQHYVILSTNVLAASVVINSTAVHARESGNLVFHVLTDGLNYFAMKLWFLRNTYKEAAVQVLNVENVTLKYHDKEALKSMSLPLEYRVSFHTVNNPPATHLRTEYVSVFSHTHYLIPSIFEKLKRVVVLDDDVVVQRDLSDLWNIDMGGKVNGALQLCSVQLGQLRNFLGKGSFDENSCAWMSGLNVIDLVRWRELDLTKTYWKLGQEVSKGTGSAEAVALSTSLLTFQDLVYPLDGVWALSGLGHDYGIDVQAIKKAAVLHFNGQMKPWLELGIPKYKQYWKRFLNRDDLFLGECNVNP, encoded by the exons atgaaaggctatcataataATCACAATCAAGGGAAAAGGCGATGGAGGTGTCTGGTGATAGGCGTGCTGTTCCTGGTGCTGCTTTCAATGCTCGTTCCTCTCGTCTTCTTGCTTGGCCTTTACCACAACGGCTTTCACTCCACCG GACACCCCTCTGATCCACAAACTTCTTCTTCTGCTTCGTAT ACAGATCAGTCAAACCACGTGAAGCAACTTATCGAGAATTTTGCGCCATCTCTTCCTAATATTCATCAA GTTATAAACTTTACAAGTGGAGCAGAAAATAAGACCACAAGTTCAGGTTCTATTCATG GTGCTCCTGCGGTACCCCCAGCTGTACCTCAACCACCTCTCAGGAGAAAT AATGCTGTAACTACTGGTACAGATGAAATCACCAAGCACAAAAGAAGTGCATTTGAGGAAAGTGAAAAATGTGAGCTCAGATTTGGAGGCTATTGCCATTGGTGTGACGAGCATAGAGAAAGTATGAAGGATTTTATGGTGAATAAATTGAAGGACCAGCTTTTTGTGGCTAGAGCATATTATCCTACTATTGCAAAGCTTCTATCTCAAGAGAAGTTAACTAATGAAATGAGACAAAATATTCAAGAACTGGAGCGTATTCTTAGTGAAAGCTCAACTGATGCTGATCTTCCACCACA AATTCAGAAGAACTTACAGAAGATGGAAAATGTGATAGCCAAAGCTAAAACATTCCCTGTGGATTGTAACAACGTTGACAAGAAATTGAGACAGATACTTGATCTAACCGAGGAAGAAACTAACTTTCACATGAAGCAGAGTGCTTTCCTTTATCAACTTGCAGTGCAGACCATGCCAAAGGGTCTCCACTGCCTCTCTATGAGACTGCTCGTGGAATATTTTAAATCTTCTGTACATGATAAGGAGCTCCCTCTGTCTGAAAGATATTCAAATCCATCGTTGCAACACTATGTTATATTGTCCACAAATGTACTTGCTGCTTCAGTTGTAATCAACTCCACTGCTGTGCATGCAAGA GAAAGTGGGAATCTGGTTTTTCATGTTCTGACAGATGGACTGAATTATTTTGCAATGAAACTATGGTTCCTAAGAAATACTTACAAGGAAGCTGCTGTCCAAGTTTTGAATGTTGAAAATGTTACCCTGAAATATCATGATAAAGAGGCTCTGAAAAGCATGTCTCTGCCTTTGGAGTATCGTGTGTCTTTCCATACTGTTAATAATCCACCAGCCACTCATTTAAGAACAGAATATGTATCTGTTTTTTCTCATACTCACTATCTCATTCCTAGTATATTTGAGAAGTTGAAGAGAGTTGTAGTTCTGGATGATGATGTTGTAGTCCAGCGGGACTTGTCTGACCTATGGAACATCGACATGGGAGGGAAAGTAAATGGTGCTTTACAGTTATGTTCAGTGCAGTTGGGTCAGCTAAGAAATTTTCTGGGAAAAGGCAGTTTTGATGAAAACTCATGTGCTTGGATGTCCGGATTAAATGTTATTGATCTGGTTAGGTGGAGAGAGCTAGATCTTACTAAAACTTATTGGAAGCTGGGACAAGAG GTAAGCAAGGGAACAGGATCTGCTGAAGCCGTTGCATTGAGCACAAGCTTGCTTACCTTTCAAGACCTAGTATATCCTCTTGATGGTGTATGGGCTTTGTCTGGACTGGGTCATGACTATGGGATTGATGTCCAAGCCATTAAGAAGGCTGCAGTGTTGCACTTTAATGGACAAATGAAACCATGGCTTGAGCTAGGAATTCCCAAGTATAAACAGTACTGGAAGAGGTTTCTCAACCGAGATGATCTATTCTTGGGTGAGTGCAATGTGAATCCATAA